The DNA segment GCAATGTCATTGCTCTGGTTCCTTTTGAGTGGGAGGCATCAAAAGGTCGCGACCATGAAAGAGTAATGCCGGATGGCCCCTCATCATTCAAGCGAATATAATTGATCTCTTGCATCAATAAACATGATGTATCTGGCTGTGGAAATGCCTGTGCGCCCGCACGTCAAAAGCTGGAAAAAACGCTTACTCCCGGCAGCGTTTTTTAGAATTTTTCGCTGCTTTTTGGGTGCTGTCTTCGGCCGATAAAAGTGGAGCCTGGCCGGCATTTTGTGCGTGCATGGTTGCCTTGACCAGTTCCAAAGTCTCTTCCGGCGGCGTTCCCTTGGACATTTCAGTGTTAACGCGCCGCAGCCAAAGTTTAAGCTGCGCATCGGTGAAAATTGGGCCGGGTGTCATCTGGGGTTCTCAGAGAAGGATGCGGGACAGGACTTATCGTGATTGCGAAATATGAAATATGCGCAAATCCCCTAAAATTATAGGGGTGTTTTGCACCTCAACTGGCAACTTTCACCGATGATTATCCGCAGTTGAAACTTATGATCAAAATAGACAACGATAGGGTGTCACTTCTGACAGGACTGGAGTACACCATGAAACCAAAGTCTCATATCGTCGATCTTCTCAGTGCAGCAAAGCTTCTGGCCGATGATCAAAGTAAGGTCCTGTTGAGCTATATCATCAACATGGCGATGATAGAAGCCACGACAGGGGCTGCCTATGTAAGGAGCAAAGACGGCAAGACGGATGTCAATGCAGCGTAAACATCAGGGTGAATATGACAACTACAGCCCATGTTCTTCCCAATGCGAAGGTTGCTTTACCACTTTAAATAAGCTGCATGATTTTTGCCTTAATTGATTATGCGGTAACGAGCAGGTGGCCGTTAAACACCGATAGCTGATGATGGATATCGTCGGGACTTTTTGAAGGGCTGGTCGAGAGACCGGCCTTTGTTCGTTACGGGCCTTTGTTCGTTTCGGCACGGTCTCTCTGCGGGATCGCCGGCAGGGGAGCCTGCCGGCGATCGTCGCAACGTCATTCCGGCGCCTGTTAAGGCTGGGGATCAATCCTCTTCCTGGAACACCGCTTCGCGCTTGGCCTTGACGGATGGGAGGAAGACCACGGCAAGGACGGCAAGCGCGATCAGGAGCAGGATGGCACTGATCGGCCGGGTGACGAAGGTGGTGGCATCGCCGCGCGACAGGATCATGGCGCGCCGCAGGTTTTCTTCCAGCAACGGTCCGAGCACGAAGCCGAGCAGGAGCGGTGCGGGCTCGCAGCGCAGCTTGACCAGCGCATATCCGGCAAGACCGAAAAAGGCGACGGCATAGAGGTCGTAGACGTTGGAATTGACGCTGTAGACCCCGATCGAGCAGAAGGCCATGATGATCGGGAAGAGCACGTAATAGGGGATCGTCAGCAGCTTCACCCACAGCCCGATCAGCGGCAGGTTGAGGACGACCAGCATCAGGTTGCCGATCCACATCGAGGCGATGATGCCCCAAAACAGCGCGGGCTGTTCGACGGCGACATTCGGGCCGGGCACGATGCCCTGGATGATCATCGCGCCGACCATCAGCGCCATCACCGGGTTGGCAGGAATGCCGAGCGTCAGAAGCGGAATGAACGATGTCTGGGCACCGGCATTGTTGGCCGATTCCGGACCCGCGACGCCTGCAATGGCGCCATGGCCGAATTCTTCCGGATGCTTGGATACGCGCTTTTCGACCGTGTAGGAGGCAAAGGCCGCCAGGATCGCGCCGCCGCCCGGCAGGATGCCGAGCGCCGAGCCGATGATCGTGCCACGAATGACCGGTGCAAACATCTGCTTGAAGTCGTCACGGGTCGGCAACAGGCCGCTGACCTTGGCCATCAGCACGGTCCGGGTCTTTTCACCCTCAAGGTTTCGCAGGATTTCAGCGACGCCGAAGACGCCGACGGCAACGGCGACGAAGTTCAAACCATCCGCATATTCCCGGATGCCGAGCGTGAAGCGCGGGGCTCCGGTATAGATATCGGTGCCGACGAGACCGAGCAGAAGCCCGAGTGCCACCATCGCCAGCGCCTTGACGATAGAGCCGTGGGCAAGCGCGATCGAGGACACGAGGCCGACGATCATCAGCGAGAAATATTCCGCCGCGCCGAACTGAAGGGCGATTGCTGTCAGGGGCAGGGCAAAGATCGCCACCAGGAAGGTCGAAACAGTACCGGCAAAGAACGACCCGAGCGCTGCGATCGACAGGGCAGCACCGGCGCGGCCTTTGCGGGCCATCTGGTAGCCGTCGATGGCGGTGACGGCGGAGGAGGATTCGCCGGGCATGTTGATCAGGATGGCGGTGGTCGACCCGCCATATTGTGCGCCGTAATAGATGCCGGCCAGCATGATCAGCGAGGAGACGGGCTCAAGCTGGAAGGTGATCGGCAGGAGCATGGCGATGGTCGCGGTGGCGCCGATGCCGGGCAGCACGCCGATCAGGGTGCCAAGCAGCACGCCGATCAGGCAGAAGAGAAGGTTTTCCGGCGAGCCGGCAGTGGTGAAGCCGAGGGCGAGATTGCTGAAAAGATCCATCGTGATGTCCTAGAATCTGACCCAGGGGCCGAAGCGCTGGAAGGGCAGGCCGAGTGCGTAGCTGAACACGCCGACCGAAAAGATCGTCAGCGCCAGGGAGAGCGCCAGCGCCGTCAGCGGCTTCATGCGCTGCGAGGCGAAACAGGCGATCAGGGCGGTGAAGAACAGCGACGGCACGAAGCCGAGACCGCGCACGGTCAGTCCGAAAAAGATCGGCGCCGGCAGGATGAACAGCAGGCCGCGCCAGGCGACAGGTCCGAGCGGTTCGCCTTCGATCTGGGTGGACTGAATGACGATGACGACGCCGAGCAGCACCAGGATGCCTGCCAGGAACAGCGGGAAGAAACCGGGTCCCATCCGGAATGCCGTGCCCAGCTCAAGGTTGAGGCTCTGATAGATGAAAAAACCGCCGAGCGCGATGAAGAGCCCGCCGCACAGCGCATTGGTGGTGTCGAAGGATAAGGATTTCATGGTACCTCCTTTATTCAGCCCGCTTTTTTCTGACCGCCATCCCCTCCGCATTACGGTTGAACAGATGTTGGGCAGACGCCTTCCTCTTTTGGGAAAGAGGAAGGCGGGAGGGCATTGGCCTTATCGTGGTAATAATCAGTCGGCGTATTGGCCGGCAGCTTCGATCACCGGCTTCCAGCGGGCGATCTCGGTTTCCAGCTTGGTCTTCAGTGCGGCCGGCGTTGCATCCGCTTCCGGCGATGGAACCGTGCCGAGCTCGGCGAAGCGGGCAACCACGTTCGGATCCTTCAGGGCAACCTGAAGGGCCTTCGACAGGCGCTCTGTGGCCTCTGCCGGGGTGCCCTTCGGCGCGTAGACCCCGTGCCAGATGCCGACCTGGAAATCAGCAAGGCCGCCTTCGGCCGCAGTCGGCACGTCGGGCAGGACCGGCAGGCGTTCCGGCGAGGTGACGGCATAGGCCTTGATGGTGCCGCCAAGGATCTGCTTGGTGGTGTTGGTGGTCTGGTCGCACATGATATCGACCTGGCCGCCGAGAAGGTCGGTCATGGCCGGACCGGTGCCCTTGTAGGGAACGGTGACGAGCGGCGTGTCGATGGCGCTCATCAGCATCATGCCGCACAGATGCGAGGCAGCGCCGATACCGGCATTGGCCACGGTGACCGTGTCCTTGTTGGCCTTGACGTATTCGATCAGGCTCTTCAGGTCAGCCGGCTCGAAATCCTTGCGGGCGACGATCGTCATCGGCACATCGGTGACGAGGCCGACATAGTCGAAGGCGTTCAGCGTGTCATAGGCAAGCTTGCGGTAGAGCGTGGCGCTGGTTGCCATGCCGATATGATGGAGCAGAACCGTGTAACCGTCCGGATCGGCCTGGGCCACGCGGCCGGCGCCGAGCGAACCACCGGCGCCGCCGACATTTTCGACGACGATTTGCTGGCCGAGATCCTTGGACATGGATTCGGCCACAAGGCGCGCAACCGTATCGGTCGGGCCACCGGCCGAGAACGGGACGACCATGGTGATCGTGCGGTCCGGATAGGTCTGGGCGCTGGCGGAAAGGGAAACGAGGGAAACGGCAGCAAGCGCCGTCATACCGAAAATGGCTGTCAGGGTTTTCATCAAAGTCCTCCCGGATGAAAATGTTGCCAGCTGGCGCAGCTCCTCCCGCGCCGATTCTGGATGGGCCATTTGTGGCTGAGGACACCAAAGCGGCAACCTTTCAGCGAAGATATTCCGACAATATCGCGGATGTTGCGGCGCAGCATGGGTAAGATCGGGAACATATGCATAAAAGCATGGGTGGATTTCCACCCATCGCACGGTCAGCGTGCGTAGTCGTCATCCAGAACTGAGATTTTTTTATCGAGACCGTATTTCTGCATCTTCTCGTAAAGCGTCTTTCTGGAGATGCCCAGAAGCTCGTAAACGGGCCTGAGCGCGCCGCCATGGGCGGCAAGCGCGCTGGCGATGATGCCGCGCTCATAGTCGGCGACCTTGTCGGCCAGCCGCTGTTTTTCCGGCGATGCCTGTGCCTCGTCCGGCTTGAGGTCGAGGCCAAGCACCAGGCGGTCGGCGGCATTGCGCAGCTCGCGGACATTGCCCGGCCAGGCGCGCTCGGCAATCTCGGTGATCAGGCTCGGCGCCACATCGATATCGTTGCGCACGTAGCGGGCGGCAGCCTCCCGGACCAGCTGCAGGAAGAGCAGTGGAATATCGGCCTTCCGCTGCGCCAAGGCCGGCACATGCAGCGTCGCGACATTTAGGCGGTAGAGAAGATCGGCGCGGAACCGGCCGGCGGCGACTTCCGCCTCGAGGTTGACCTTGCTGGTGGCGACGAAACGCACGTCGAGCGGCACGATCTCGTTCGACCCAAGCCGGGTGATGACCCGGTCCTGCAGGACCCGCAGGAACTTCGCCTGCAGGTCGAAGGGCAGGGAGCCGATCTCGTCCAGCAGGATGGTGCCACCGCGGCCATGTTCGAACTTGCCGTAGCGCGGCCGGAGCGCCCCCGGAAAGGCGCCGGCCTCGTGGCCGAACAGCTCGCTTTCGATCAGGTTTTCCGGCAGGGCGGCGCAATTGATGGCGATCAGCGGCCGGTCGGCGCGCGCGCTGATATCGTGCAAAGCCCGGGCAACGACCTCCTTGCCGACGCCGGTTTCGCCGATGATCAGCGTGTCCGCATCGGTCGCGCCGATGGCGCGCAACCGGTAGCGCAGCTCGACCATGGCCTGTGTCCGGCCGGGCAGCCGTGCCTCGATATCGTCCCGCTTGCCGGCAACGGCCCGCAGCCGCCGATTTTCAAGGACCAGGCTGCGGCGGTCGAGCGCCCGGCGGGCAATGGCTGCCAGATGCTGGGCGGTGAACGGCTTTTCAAGGAAATCATAGACACCCTCGCGCATCGCCTTGACGGCCAGTTGCACGTCACCGTGGCCCGTCACCAGAATGACCGGGATTTCGGCATCCATTTCGCGGATGCGCTGCAAAAGCGTCATGCCATCCATGCCGGGCATGCGGATATCGCTGATGACGACGCCGGAAAAACTGTAGCCGATCAGCTCCAGCACGTCCTCGGCGCTGGAAAACGTATCGACATCCAGGCCGAACAGGCCGAGCGCCTGCGCGGTGGAGCGGCGCATGTCCTCCTCATCATCGACCAGAAGCACGCGCGCGTCACTCACTCGGCAGCCTCCCTGGCGGCGGCCGCAGCCTCAAGCTCGATGCGGAAGACAGCGCCGCCGTCCGGATGATCGGTGACGGAAAGGCTGCCACCGAAATCCTTGACGATATTATAGGAAATGGAAAGGCCAAGCCCCAGGCCCTTGCCGACGCCCTTGGTGGTGTAGAACGGATCGAAGATGCGCTCTGTAATCGCGGCCGGCACGCCCGGTCCATGATCCCTGATCGTCAGGATGATCTTGTCTCCCAGACGTTCCGCACCGACGTGGATGCGCCGGTCGGCGAGCCCTTCGACCGCATCCGCCGCATTGGTGATGATGTTGACCAGAACCTGCTGCAGCCGGACGAAACCCGCATGGACCATGACGGCATCGTTGCCAAGTGCGATCAGCAAATCGGCGTCGGCAGTCTTCAGGCGGGCGGAGACGATCTCCAGCGTATCGGCGATGACGGCATCCAGCGCCACGGGGCCGAGCTTTTCATTCGGCTTGCGGGCAAAATTGCGCAGGTGGCGGCTGATCGAGGCCATGCGGTCGATCAGCCCGGAAATGCGGCGGACATTATCGCGCGCCTCCGGCACGCGCTCCAGATCGATCAGCATCGCCGCGCTGTCGGCATAGGTCTTGGCGGCGGCAAGCGGCTGGTTGAGTTCGTGGGAGAGGGCGGCGGACATTTGTCCCAATCCGGCCAGCTTGCCGGCCTGGATCAGGTCGGCCTGGGTCTTGCGCAGCTCAAGCTCGGTCAGGCGCCGCTCGGCGATCTCTTCCTCGATGCGCTGATTGACGAGGGCAAGGTCGGCCGTGCGCTCCTCGACCCGATGTTCCAGCTCGTTTCGCGCTTCCGTCTGCATGCGCATCCGCTCGGCAAGGCGGGCACGGCGCTGCAGGACGATTGCCAGCGCAAGTCCGGCAAGGCAGAGGAAAAGCACGATGGCGATGATGGTGGTGCGGGCCTGCGCGCGGACGGAGGCGGTGTCCATCAGCACATTCACGGTCCAGTCGGCCTCAGGCATATATTGCGACAGGACGAGATATTCGCGGCGGTCGGCGGTGGTCATGGTCATCAGCGTGTGATCGCCCAGCCTGCTGCGGGTGATCGGCAAGGGTTTCAGTTCCGCTTCGGCGTAGCGCCGCGAGGCCTGCGTCCTTTGCAGGCGGGCGCTGTTGAGAGGCAGGGTGCTGGAATAGAGCCATTCCGGGCTGCCCGTCATGAAGACGATGCCTTCCGGGTCGGAGACGAAGAGCTTGTATTCGCCGCCGCGCCAGGAGTTTTCGATCGAATCAATATCGACCTTGAAGACGATGACGCCGCGGATCTGGCCATCGACGCGGATCGGTGACGAGAAATAATAGCCGCGAACGAATGAGGTCGTGCCGCGCGCATAAAAACGCGATTGCATTCCCCTGGCGGCCTCCTGGAAATAGGGGCGGTAGCTGAAATTTTCGCCGATGAAGCTTGTCTTGCTCTCATAGTTGCTGGCGGCAATGGTATTTCCGTCGAGGGTCAGGACGTAGACATCGGCGGATTCCAGCAGGCTGTTGATCTCTTTGAGATAGATATTGGCCGCATCGCGCAAGGCCTTGTCGCCGGGATGGCTGATCAGGTCCTTGATGTCGTCATGTTCGGCAATGAGGGCCGGCAACGGCTCGTAGCGGCTGAGATGTCCGCTCAATGCAGAGACGGCCAGGCGCAGTGCCGAGCTTGCTTGCAGTGATGCCTCGTCCATATAGCTGCGCGTCGCAAAAGCGCCGCCCTGGAAAACCACGGCAAACAGCAGAAGCGGCGCTAGACACAGGGCGGCAAGCAGGCGGTATTTCACGGACGAACAGCTCCTCCCTCATTCGCAGCCAGCGGCTATCGTGCCGCTGGAAACGAGTTTAGAGGCCTGCGCGACAGTTTCCAAGCGGAGTTATCGCGCAGGTTGCTTAGAGCGCTTCATTTTTAAACGGACGCGATTCTGTTGGCTCAAAACGACCGTTCCACACGAAGGATGGCGCAGAGCGATGCCGACCCATCGCGCAAGCCATCCGACACAGTGGACGGCCGTTTTCAGCCAACCCGAAGGGCCGGATGAATTTCGGCCATGACCGGCGGCGGCCGTCTCGACCGCAGCTTCTGCTGCGCTCTTCACCGGCCGCCTTGATCCTGGCCGAAATTCCTTCCGGCAGAATGCTTCCGTTTAAAGATGAAGCGCTCTAATGGCGTAAAATTGGGATTACCGTGCCATCGGAAAAGGCCAGATCCTGTTGTAGACTGGACGGCAGATGGGAGATTTCGCGCCGTATTGCCTTGCGGGTTTCCGCCACCTGGTAAGCATGGTGGCTTTCGCTCAGCTGCTGGATGAACGGTTCAAACATCTGGCGCATCGAGAAAACAAAACCGCCGGCGCGCACCCGGATAGTGTTTTTATCCATCTCTGTCGTGTCGTGTTGCAGGGACATGGGAGGCTCCTTTCATCACGTCTCTAATGTTTGCAACTTGACTATCGCGCCTGTTTAAGGTTCAATCAAACGAAATGAAGTGATGCTGTCATTCAATAAATCTGATCCGTGAGGCTCCCATGAACATGATGCTGCGGCATGTCCTTCCGCTTCTCGAACTGGACATCCTGAAAACCTTCGTCGCCATCGCCGAGACCGGAAACTTCACCACGGCGGCCGAGACCGTCTACCGGACGCCATCGGCGGTTTCGATGCAGATCAAGAAGCTTGAGGAGATGCTCGGCTGCGTTCTCTTCCTGCGCGATGCCCGCTCGGTCTCGCTGACGCCGAAGGGCGAGGTGCTGCTTGGGTTCGCGCGGCGCATGCTGGCGCTCAACAACGAGGCGGTGTCGCGCTTCCTTTTGCCCGATATGAACGGCGTCGTGCGTGTCGGCGCGCCGGAGGATATTGGCGAGCGTATCCTGCCTGAAGTGCTGAAAAGGTTTTCGGAATCCTATCCGAACGTCACGGTCGATGTGACCATCGGTACCAGTTCCGTCATGCGCAAGCGTGTCGATGAACACCGCATGGACATTGCCATCTTCAACAGCATGGCCGGCGAAAATACCGGTGGCGGCGAGATCCTGGTGTCCGAGCGGCTCGTCTGGGCCGGCACCAAGTGCGGAACGGCGCATACGCGCGAACCGCTGCCGATCTCGATGTGGGAGGATGGCTGTGTCTGGCGCGCCGATGCGGTGGAGCAGTTGACCCAGTCCGGCCGCAAGTTCCGCGTCGCCTTCCTCAGCGCCCATACGACCGGCCAGCGCGCCGCCATCCAGGCTGACCTCGCGATCGCGCCGCTGCCGCGCTATCTCGTCCAGGGCGATCTCGTGGCGCTGGGCGAGGCGGAAGGGCTGCCGGAACTCGGCCATTACAATATTGGCCTGCAGGTCGTGGACAATGCCTCGCCGCCGGTTCTGGCCGTGGCCGAACACGTACGCACCGCCTTCGTCGGGCTGCAATAAGTCGGGGCAGCGCGGCGCTTAAGCGCCGCTCTTCTTCAGCCAGCGCTGCACGCGGATTTCATCGTCGTCCATCCAGCGCGTCAATGTCTCGCTGCGGCTTGGCCGCAGCTTGGCGAGATCGGCGAGCGCGCCGCTCTCGAAATCCTCAAAGACTTTCGGATGGATATAGGACGAGCGGCAGACGGAGCGGGTATTGACCAGTCTTGCCGCGACCGCATCAACGACGTCGTTGATCTGCCGCGTGATCTGCCGTTGGCTCGGTCCCGGTTCAACCATGGACAAAGCTTTGGCTGCCATGCGCGTTGCGCCCCAGGTGCGGAATTGACGTGAGGAAAAATCCGCCCCCGACGCCTCGCGGATATAGGCGTTGACATCCTGCGAGCGGATCGCGTGGCGGCCGCCATCTTCATCGAGATACTGGAACAGCTGCTGACCGGGCAATTCCTGCAGCATCCGGATCGATTTGGTGATGCGCCGGTCGCTGTGACTGAGGCGCCATTCCTTGCCGGATTTTCCCTTGAAGTTGAAGTGGACGCTGGAGCCTTCGATCTTCACATGCCGGTTGCGCAGCGTGGTCAGACCGTAGGAGCCGTTCTCCTCGGCATAGGTGGCGTTGCCGACGCGGATGTAGAGATTGTCGAGCAGCCAGACGATCGTCGCCAGCGCCTTGTCCATGCCCGGCTTTCGCAGGCGCAGATCGGTATCGACCTTTTCGCGTATCTTCGGCAGACGCGCGGCAAAATCCGGCAATTGCGCGAACTTCGTCTTGCCCCGTTCGGCCGACCATTCGGGATGGTAGCGGTATTGTTTTCGCCCGCGCGCGTCGCGGCCGGTTGCCTGCAAATGCGATTTCGGATCGACCGAGATCAGCACATCGGTATAGGCGGGCGGGATGGCAAGGGCAGCGATCCGGTCGAGTTCCTCGCGATCCGTGATTCGCTGGCCATCGGTGCTGTAATAGTTGAAGGCGCGCTTGCCGGGCTTGCGGCTGATGCCGCCTTCCAGGTTTGACAGGTAGACGAGTTCGTCGGCCGCCTTCTGCATGGCGCTGCGCGGGGACTTGGCGGGCTTTTGAGAGACAATCTGATCCACAGTGACGCAAAAACGCCGCTGCTGTCATTTGGTTCCCGCCGATTGAACCGTTCCGCCCGGCAATTTTTTCCCGCTATTCGCGGCTGCGGCGCCTGCGCCTGCCGCCGCCCTCGCCACCATCGTCCGAGAGCACCTTGCGTTCGGGTAAAGTGACGGCAGACGAGAGTTTCGGGAAGGTATCGACCTTGTTGGGAAGCGCCATCGCATAGACGAAATGCTCCTGAAACTTTGATTCAAGTGCCGTCTCTATCTTCTCGATTTTGCTGACAGTTTGCTCGATCTCGCGGCGGTGGCCGCGGTTGAGGAGCGCCATCAGAGCGCCGGTTCCGGCCGCATTGCCGACGGCCTTGACTTCGGAGAGATCGCAATCCGGGATGAGGCCGAGGACCATCGCGTATTTCGGATCGATGAAGGAGCCGAAGGCGCCGGCAAAGCGGATCGTATCGACATGCTCGATCTCGAGCTTTTCCATCAGGAGCTTGATACCCGCATACAGGGCGGCCTTGGCCAGCTGGATGGCGCGCACGTCGTTCTGCGTTACCGTGATGCGCTGATCGCCATCATGCAGGAGATAGGAGAAGGTGCGGCCGTTCTGCAGGATGCGCGGGCTTTTTGCCACCATGCCGCCATCGACGACGCCGTCTTCGGAGATGATGCCGCTCAGATACATTTCCGCGACGACCTCGATGATCGCCGAGCCGCAGATCCCGGTCACGCCCACTGTCGCGGCTTCCGCCGCAAAACCCTCTTCATCCGACCATTTTTCGACGCCGATGACGCGGAATTTCGGTTCCAGCGTTTCCGGATCGATCCGCACGCGCTCGATGGCGCCGGGGGCCGCCCGCTGGCCGGAGGAAATCTCGGCCCCCTCAAAGGCCGGGCCGGTCGGCGAGGAGGCGGCAACGACGCGGTCCTTGTTGCCAAGCACGATTTCAGCGTTTGTGCCGACATCGACCAGAAGCATCATCCGGTCCTGGCGATAAGGACCTTCGGCAAGTGTCGCACCGGCGGCATCGGCGCCGACATGGCCGGCGATGCAGGGCAGCATGTAGAGGCGGGCGCCACGGTTGACGTCGATATCGATCTCATGCGCCCAATATTGCAGCGCGCCGGAAACGGCGAGCGCAAATGGCGCCTGCCCAAGCTCGGTCGGGTCGATGCCGAGGAACAGGTGATGCATGATGGGGTTGCCAACGAAGACCATGTCCAGAATGTCGTGGCGATCGACCTCGCCCTCGGCGCAGACTTTGCCGATCAGCACATTGATGGCTTCGCGTACCGCCTTGGTCATGGCTTCCCGGCCATCCGGGTTCATCATCACATAGGAGACGCGGCTCATCAGGTCTTCGCCGAAGCGGATCTGCGGATTGGATGTGCCCGAAGAGGCGACGATGCGGCCCGAGAGCAGCGATACCAGATGCATGGCAATGGTGGTCGAGCCGATATCGCAGGCGACGCCGTAAGCTTCGTTCTTCAGTCCGGGCCACAGACCGACAATGAAGGGGCGCGAGGAGTCCATGTCGCGGTGGATGGCAGCGGTCACGCCCCAGTTCCCCTTGCGCAGGATGCCCTGGATCTGCGGAATCAAGTGCGGCGCGATCAGCAGATCCTTCCAGCCCCAATCCTTCTCCAGCATCACCTTCAGCCGGTCGAGATCGCCGAGCGGCTTGTGCATGTCGGGCTCATCGACCTCGACATAGCAGAGCTGCACGGCGGCATTGCGCTCGATCACCCGGTCGGTAGCGGCCTTGCGCACCACCTGCGCATTGATGACCGTATCCTGCGGCACATCGATGACGAGATCGCCGAGGATCTGCGACGAGCAGGAGAGGCGGCGGCCGTCCGGCAGGCCGCGAATGCTCTCGTAGCGCTCTTCCTTCGGCCCCTTGGCGGAAATGTGATCGAGCGAGGAGACGATCTTGTGCTTGGCGAAATTGCCCTCCTGCACCGAGACCTGGCAGCGCCCGCAGGTGGCCCGGCCGCCACAGACGCTTTCGACGTAGACGCCGAGCGTGCGTGCCGCATCGAGCACCGGCGTACCGATGGGAAAACGTCCGCGTTTGCCTGAAGGCATGAACAGGACGAGGGGATCGCTTTTGTTTTCCTGGGCGGACACGGTCAGTTCATCCTATGCAGTTTGGCCTATTCGCTGAGCCGCTGCGCATTGGCGCGGACCCGCTTGCC comes from the Pararhizobium qamdonense genome and includes:
- a CDS encoding tripartite tricarboxylate transporter permease; this translates as MDLFSNLALGFTTAGSPENLLFCLIGVLLGTLIGVLPGIGATATIAMLLPITFQLEPVSSLIMLAGIYYGAQYGGSTTAILINMPGESSSAVTAIDGYQMARKGRAGAALSIAALGSFFAGTVSTFLVAIFALPLTAIALQFGAAEYFSLMIVGLVSSIALAHGSIVKALAMVALGLLLGLVGTDIYTGAPRFTLGIREYADGLNFVAVAVGVFGVAEILRNLEGEKTRTVLMAKVSGLLPTRDDFKQMFAPVIRGTIIGSALGILPGGGAILAAFASYTVEKRVSKHPEEFGHGAIAGVAGPESANNAGAQTSFIPLLTLGIPANPVMALMVGAMIIQGIVPGPNVAVEQPALFWGIIASMWIGNLMLVVLNLPLIGLWVKLLTIPYYVLFPIIMAFCSIGVYSVNSNVYDLYAVAFFGLAGYALVKLRCEPAPLLLGFVLGPLLEENLRRAMILSRGDATTFVTRPISAILLLIALAVLAVVFLPSVKAKREAVFQEED
- a CDS encoding tripartite tricarboxylate transporter TctB family protein, coding for MKSLSFDTTNALCGGLFIALGGFFIYQSLNLELGTAFRMGPGFFPLFLAGILVLLGVVIVIQSTQIEGEPLGPVAWRGLLFILPAPIFFGLTVRGLGFVPSLFFTALIACFASQRMKPLTALALSLALTIFSVGVFSYALGLPFQRFGPWVRF
- a CDS encoding tripartite tricarboxylate transporter substrate-binding protein — its product is MKTLTAIFGMTALAAVSLVSLSASAQTYPDRTITMVVPFSAGGPTDTVARLVAESMSKDLGQQIVVENVGGAGGSLGAGRVAQADPDGYTVLLHHIGMATSATLYRKLAYDTLNAFDYVGLVTDVPMTIVARKDFEPADLKSLIEYVKANKDTVTVANAGIGAASHLCGMMLMSAIDTPLVTVPYKGTGPAMTDLLGGQVDIMCDQTTNTTKQILGGTIKAYAVTSPERLPVLPDVPTAAEGGLADFQVGIWHGVYAPKGTPAEATERLSKALQVALKDPNVVARFAELGTVPSPEADATPAALKTKLETEIARWKPVIEAAGQYAD
- a CDS encoding sigma-54-dependent transcriptional regulator — its product is MSDARVLLVDDEEDMRRSTAQALGLFGLDVDTFSSAEDVLELIGYSFSGVVISDIRMPGMDGMTLLQRIREMDAEIPVILVTGHGDVQLAVKAMREGVYDFLEKPFTAQHLAAIARRALDRRSLVLENRRLRAVAGKRDDIEARLPGRTQAMVELRYRLRAIGATDADTLIIGETGVGKEVVARALHDISARADRPLIAINCAALPENLIESELFGHEAGAFPGALRPRYGKFEHGRGGTILLDEIGSLPFDLQAKFLRVLQDRVITRLGSNEIVPLDVRFVATSKVNLEAEVAAGRFRADLLYRLNVATLHVPALAQRKADIPLLFLQLVREAAARYVRNDIDVAPSLITEIAERAWPGNVRELRNAADRLVLGLDLKPDEAQASPEKQRLADKVADYERGIIASALAAHGGALRPVYELLGISRKTLYEKMQKYGLDKKISVLDDDYAR
- a CDS encoding sensor histidine kinase codes for the protein MKYRLLAALCLAPLLLFAVVFQGGAFATRSYMDEASLQASSALRLAVSALSGHLSRYEPLPALIAEHDDIKDLISHPGDKALRDAANIYLKEINSLLESADVYVLTLDGNTIAASNYESKTSFIGENFSYRPYFQEAARGMQSRFYARGTTSFVRGYYFSSPIRVDGQIRGVIVFKVDIDSIENSWRGGEYKLFVSDPEGIVFMTGSPEWLYSSTLPLNSARLQRTQASRRYAEAELKPLPITRSRLGDHTLMTMTTADRREYLVLSQYMPEADWTVNVLMDTASVRAQARTTIIAIVLFLCLAGLALAIVLQRRARLAERMRMQTEARNELEHRVEERTADLALVNQRIEEEIAERRLTELELRKTQADLIQAGKLAGLGQMSAALSHELNQPLAAAKTYADSAAMLIDLERVPEARDNVRRISGLIDRMASISRHLRNFARKPNEKLGPVALDAVIADTLEIVSARLKTADADLLIALGNDAVMVHAGFVRLQQVLVNIITNAADAVEGLADRRIHVGAERLGDKIILTIRDHGPGVPAAITERIFDPFYTTKGVGKGLGLGLSISYNIVKDFGGSLSVTDHPDGGAVFRIELEAAAAAREAAE
- a CDS encoding LysR substrate-binding domain-containing protein — protein: MNMMLRHVLPLLELDILKTFVAIAETGNFTTAAETVYRTPSAVSMQIKKLEEMLGCVLFLRDARSVSLTPKGEVLLGFARRMLALNNEAVSRFLLPDMNGVVRVGAPEDIGERILPEVLKRFSESYPNVTVDVTIGTSSVMRKRVDEHRMDIAIFNSMAGENTGGGEILVSERLVWAGTKCGTAHTREPLPISMWEDGCVWRADAVEQLTQSGRKFRVAFLSAHTTGQRAAIQADLAIAPLPRYLVQGDLVALGEAEGLPELGHYNIGLQVVDNASPPVLAVAEHVRTAFVGLQ
- a CDS encoding DNA topoisomerase IB, with the translated sequence MQKAADELVYLSNLEGGISRKPGKRAFNYYSTDGQRITDREELDRIAALAIPPAYTDVLISVDPKSHLQATGRDARGRKQYRYHPEWSAERGKTKFAQLPDFAARLPKIREKVDTDLRLRKPGMDKALATIVWLLDNLYIRVGNATYAEENGSYGLTTLRNRHVKIEGSSVHFNFKGKSGKEWRLSHSDRRITKSIRMLQELPGQQLFQYLDEDGGRHAIRSQDVNAYIREASGADFSSRQFRTWGATRMAAKALSMVEPGPSQRQITRQINDVVDAVAARLVNTRSVCRSSYIHPKVFEDFESGALADLAKLRPSRSETLTRWMDDDEIRVQRWLKKSGA